In the Maribacter sp. MJ134 genome, one interval contains:
- a CDS encoding type I restriction-modification system subunit M yields MSLLQHNPIIKSQIQELWNKFWSGGISNPLTAIEQITYLLFMKKLDENDTDAQSRAEFTGDPFTSRFKGEFQLPNSDLKIEKQQLRWSEFKRLPAEEMLQRVQQYVFPFIKTLDTDDSPFVKHMRNAVFIIPKPSLLVEAVKIIDEIYDEMERDASEKGQDFQDIQGDVYEYLLSEIASAGKNGQFRTPRHIIKLLVELVSPKLGNRIVDPACGTGGFLLDAYQYLVTQLDKKKGSRETDEDGFIRSSKASRFNEKTKEILDQSLQGYDIDQTMVRLGLMNLMMHGIESPQIDYTDTLSKSYNESSQYDVVLANPPFTGNIDKGDINESLQLGTTKTELLFIERIYQMLRMGGTAGIVVPQGVLFGSGKAFKEARKLMIEKSELKAVITAPSGVFKPYAGVSTALLIFTKGGETENVWFYDMQSDGYSLDDKRAKLEGYGDLQDIVIKYKSAKPVSENDRKRNYFTVPKKEIVSEGYDLSFSRYKEEVYEEIEYEEPEVILEKLMGENGLEAQISKKLNELKEFF; encoded by the coding sequence ATGAGCCTGTTACAACATAACCCGATAATCAAATCACAAATTCAAGAACTCTGGAACAAGTTCTGGAGTGGGGGTATCTCTAACCCTTTAACCGCTATTGAGCAGATTACTTATTTGCTCTTTATGAAGAAATTAGATGAAAACGATACTGATGCACAATCAAGGGCAGAATTTACAGGCGACCCTTTCACTTCCCGTTTTAAAGGAGAGTTTCAATTACCTAATAGTGACTTAAAAATTGAAAAGCAGCAATTACGTTGGAGTGAGTTTAAAAGATTGCCCGCAGAAGAAATGTTGCAAAGGGTACAACAATATGTTTTTCCATTTATAAAAACTTTGGATACAGATGATTCCCCATTTGTAAAACACATGCGGAATGCTGTCTTTATCATTCCTAAACCTTCTTTATTGGTTGAAGCTGTAAAGATTATTGATGAGATCTATGATGAGATGGAAAGAGATGCCTCTGAAAAAGGGCAAGATTTTCAGGATATCCAGGGGGATGTTTACGAATATTTATTGAGTGAAATTGCCAGCGCCGGTAAAAACGGACAGTTTAGAACTCCTCGCCATATTATAAAATTATTAGTAGAATTGGTTTCTCCAAAATTGGGTAACCGTATTGTAGACCCAGCCTGTGGTACAGGTGGTTTTTTATTGGATGCTTATCAATATCTAGTTACACAATTAGATAAAAAGAAAGGTTCTCGAGAGACCGATGAAGACGGATTTATACGATCTAGCAAGGCTTCTAGATTTAATGAGAAAACTAAAGAAATTTTAGATCAAAGCCTACAAGGCTATGATATTGACCAAACCATGGTGCGCTTAGGACTTATGAACTTGATGATGCACGGTATTGAAAGCCCACAAATAGATTATACCGATACACTGAGTAAAAGCTATAATGAAAGTAGCCAATACGATGTGGTCTTGGCCAACCCACCTTTTACTGGCAATATAGATAAAGGTGATATCAACGAAAGTTTGCAACTAGGTACAACGAAGACTGAACTGCTTTTTATTGAACGTATTTACCAAATGTTACGTATGGGTGGAACTGCCGGTATTGTTGTGCCCCAAGGCGTGCTTTTTGGAAGCGGAAAAGCATTTAAGGAAGCCCGTAAATTAATGATTGAAAAGAGTGAATTAAAAGCAGTCATAACGGCTCCTAGCGGTGTTTTTAAGCCCTATGCAGGTGTAAGTACAGCATTATTGATATTTACCAAAGGCGGTGAAACAGAAAATGTTTGGTTCTACGATATGCAAAGTGATGGTTATAGTTTAGATGACAAACGGGCCAAATTAGAAGGTTATGGAGACTTGCAAGATATTGTCATTAAATATAAGAGTGCAAAGCCGGTGTCTGAAAATGATAGGAAACGCAACTATTTTACCGTACCTAAAAAGGAAATTGTTTCAGAAGGCTACGACCTAAGTTTTTCACGTTATAAAGAAGAAGTATATGAAGAAATTGAATATGAAGAACCCGAGGTAATTTTAGAAAAACTGATGGGAGAAAATGGTTTGGAAGCTCAAATCTCTAAGAAGTTGAACGAATTGAAAGAGTTCTTTTAA
- a CDS encoding DEAD/DEAH box helicase family protein → MNEKQTRIELIDNHLKTAGWNVNDYTQVVEEYSVISKAKEPSPDYNNAFSDYVLLGKDGKALAVLEAKRTSKDAELGREQAKQYCERIEQETGVLPFCFYTNGLDIYFWDVNNYPPKKIIGFPTRDDLERYDFIRKRRKPLAAELINTIIAGRDYQIQAIRAVMEAIEKKRTKFLLVMATGTGKTRTCIALTDALMRASWAERVLFLVDRIALREQALEAFREHLPNEPTWPKRGEKSIATDRRIYVSTYPTMLNIVKDEENSLSPHFFDLIVIDESHRSVYNTYQEVLNYFNTITLGLTATPTDVIDHNTFQLFECENGLPTFAYSYEEAVNNIPPYLCNFEVMKIHTKFQDEGISKRTVSLEDQKKLLHEGRDIEEINYEGTQLEKSVRNRGTNALIVREFMEESIKDPNGVLPGKSIFFCQSIQQARQVEEIFDKLYPEYNGELSKVLVSDDPRVYGKGGLLDQFKLNNMPRVAISVDMLDTGIDIRELVNLVFAKPVFSYTKFWQMIGRGTRLLEPTDMKPWCVEKDVFRILDCWDNFEYFKLNPKGVENKPQVPLPVRFASLRIDKIELALELDEIDIALKEIELFRTQLKKLPQDSVAIQDAQSALFKARKAEFWEGLDAKSFEFLRKIILPLFRTVSQVVFKAMRFEKDVLETSLVHLEDNAERLEILKENIQEQVSMLPQSVNTVAKHTSYINQVLSNKYWAIVNDTEFDILSEKLAPLMRYIDRRPVGNGMDQLNLSDIVTTKEFIEFGPQHESVSISRYREMVEQKIAEILDRNPILQKIKNGADVSPEEADQLAEELYLEDPHITEALLQKVYKNQRASFLQFIKHILGIEILESFDATVSKKVADFIQEHTTLSTRQIEFLNLLRDYIIERGQIHKRNLLEAPFTVIHPKGIQGVFNPKEIKEIVTLTEQLVA, encoded by the coding sequence TTGAACGAAAAACAAACACGTATAGAATTAATTGATAACCACCTCAAAACAGCAGGATGGAATGTCAATGACTATACTCAGGTTGTTGAGGAATATTCGGTGATTTCGAAAGCAAAAGAACCTTCGCCAGATTATAATAATGCGTTTAGTGATTATGTTCTTTTGGGTAAAGACGGCAAGGCACTAGCTGTTCTAGAGGCAAAGAGAACTTCGAAAGATGCAGAATTAGGAAGAGAACAAGCAAAACAGTATTGCGAAAGAATTGAACAAGAAACAGGTGTTTTACCATTCTGTTTTTACACCAACGGATTGGACATCTACTTTTGGGATGTCAATAACTACCCTCCTAAAAAAATCATTGGGTTTCCTACTCGTGATGATTTAGAGCGTTACGATTTTATTAGAAAACGAAGAAAACCACTTGCAGCTGAATTAATCAATACTATCATAGCAGGAAGAGATTACCAAATACAAGCTATTCGCGCGGTAATGGAGGCCATTGAAAAGAAACGCACAAAGTTTCTTTTAGTTATGGCTACCGGAACAGGTAAAACCAGAACTTGTATCGCATTGACAGATGCATTAATGCGTGCCAGTTGGGCGGAGCGGGTTCTGTTTTTAGTAGACAGAATTGCATTGCGCGAGCAAGCACTTGAAGCATTCAGAGAGCATTTACCGAACGAGCCTACTTGGCCCAAACGTGGTGAAAAGTCTATTGCGACGGATAGAAGAATTTATGTTTCTACCTATCCTACTATGCTCAATATTGTAAAGGATGAAGAGAATTCCTTGTCTCCCCATTTTTTCGATTTAATTGTAATTGATGAAAGTCATCGTTCCGTATACAACACCTACCAAGAGGTGTTGAACTATTTCAATACAATTACATTAGGACTTACAGCGACTCCGACGGATGTCATCGATCACAATACTTTTCAACTGTTTGAATGCGAAAATGGCCTGCCAACCTTTGCTTATTCCTATGAAGAAGCGGTAAACAACATTCCACCCTATCTATGCAATTTTGAGGTGATGAAAATTCATACCAAATTTCAAGATGAAGGTATTAGTAAGCGTACGGTTTCTTTGGAAGACCAAAAGAAATTATTGCACGAAGGCCGTGATATTGAAGAAATCAACTACGAAGGTACACAGCTGGAGAAATCCGTGCGGAACCGAGGGACGAATGCGTTGATCGTTCGCGAGTTTATGGAAGAATCCATTAAAGACCCCAATGGAGTACTACCGGGTAAAAGCATCTTTTTCTGCCAATCGATTCAACAAGCGCGGCAAGTAGAAGAGATATTCGATAAGCTTTATCCAGAATATAACGGAGAACTGTCTAAAGTTTTAGTGTCCGATGACCCTAGAGTGTATGGTAAGGGAGGCTTGTTGGACCAATTCAAACTGAACAACATGCCCAGAGTGGCGATAAGTGTGGATATGCTTGATACGGGTATCGATATTCGCGAACTCGTTAATTTGGTCTTTGCGAAACCTGTATTCTCCTATACCAAGTTTTGGCAAATGATCGGGCGTGGTACGCGTTTGTTAGAACCTACCGATATGAAACCTTGGTGTGTTGAAAAAGACGTTTTTCGAATTCTGGACTGTTGGGATAACTTCGAATACTTTAAACTAAACCCGAAAGGGGTGGAGAATAAACCACAAGTACCTTTACCGGTTCGCTTTGCAAGTCTGCGTATTGATAAAATAGAACTTGCGCTAGAACTTGATGAAATTGACATCGCCTTGAAAGAAATTGAATTGTTCAGAACACAGCTAAAAAAATTACCTCAAGATTCTGTTGCAATCCAAGACGCGCAATCTGCCCTATTCAAGGCCAGAAAAGCCGAGTTTTGGGAAGGGCTGGATGCTAAAAGTTTTGAGTTTTTACGGAAAATTATTTTACCCTTGTTCCGAACGGTTTCGCAGGTGGTTTTTAAGGCTATGCGTTTTGAAAAAGATGTTTTGGAAACCTCTTTGGTGCATTTGGAAGATAATGCCGAACGGTTGGAAATTCTAAAGGAAAACATTCAGGAACAGGTGTCAATGCTGCCGCAATCCGTAAATACAGTAGCTAAACATACCTCCTATATCAATCAAGTTTTGTCAAACAAGTATTGGGCGATAGTCAACGATACCGAATTTGATATACTGTCCGAAAAACTGGCGCCCTTGATGCGCTATATCGACCGCCGCCCTGTGGGGAACGGAATGGATCAGTTAAATTTATCCGATATCGTAACCACCAAGGAGTTTATCGAATTCGGCCCACAGCACGAATCGGTCAGTATTTCGCGCTATCGCGAAATGGTGGAACAAAAGATTGCTGAAATACTCGACCGAAACCCCATCCTCCAAAAAATAAAAAATGGTGCGGATGTCTCTCCGGAAGAAGCAGACCAACTGGCCGAAGAACTGTATTTAGAAGATCCACATATTACCGAAGCCCTGTTACAAAAAGTATATAAAAATCAACGCGCCAGTTTCCTGCAATTTATAAAGCATATTTTGGGCATTGAAATACTGGAAAGTTTTGATGCCACCGTAAGTAAAAAAGTAGCCGATTTTATTCAGGAGCATACAACGCTGAGCACAAGACAAATTGAATTTTTAAACCTTTTACGGGATTATATCATCGAACGTGGCCAAATTCATAAACGTAATTTATTGGAAGCCCCGTTTACCGTTATCCATCCGAAAGGAATACAAGGTGTATTTAACCCAAAAGAAATTAAGGAAATCGTAACCCTAACCGAACAATTAGTAGCATAA